In Candidatus Binataceae bacterium, the sequence CCTCGCGAATCATCTCTTGAATCGTGGTTGCTCCGGTGTACTGCGAAAGGCTGCGCGCCGTCAGACTTTCAGGATTGAAATCAGGCGTGCCATTCAATTCAACAATCCGTTCAGCGATGCGATCGGCGTGCTGCTGCGCTTCCTGGGCATGTTCGAGGAATTCCTGTTTGACGGCTCCAACCTTGAGCCCGGTTGCGGTATAATAGTGCCGCTTATAACGAAGTGCACACATCAATTCAGTGGCCAAGACCGTATTCAGGGTCGCCACGACCTCGGCACGGTCGGCGTTATATTCGTCAGTGACCGCGCCCGCCTCGATATGTTTGAGAGCTCGCTGCCTTAATCCTGCCACGTCATTTAAAACGCCCATAGTTTTTCGCTCCTATAGAACTCTGCGCAACCATCGTGCCACGCGCAAAACCCTTCCAATGGTGTTCGGATGCCAATGTTTCGACTTCTACAATCAAAGATTCCGGTAAACATTGCAGCATCCAAGGCTGACGACGTTGCCGATGGCTCAGCCTCCGATGAGGCCATGAGGCCCAGGATGATCAGTGCGCAAGAACCATAAGCGCCGCGCGCACGTCCGAGCGGATCATTGATGCGTGCACCTGATTCGTGGCATTACACGATCATCCTCAGAACTCGCAACGAAGAATTGCAAAAGCGATGAGCGCATCAAACGAATCAAGCGCCGAGGCCAGCCGCCGCGTCCAGTTCGCCTTCACCACCGAGCAGGAGCAGTTCCGCGCTGCGCTGCGGCGGTTTCTCACAGATAAATCGCCGACGACTGAGGTTCGACGCCTCATGGCCACTGCCGAGGGCTACGATCCCGAGGTTTGGCGCCAATTGAGCGCGGCGCTCGCGCTCCCCGGTATCCACGTACCGGAGCAATATGGCGGCGCGGGATTCGGCATGGTCGAGCTGGGCATCGTGACGGAGGAACTTGGTCGCGCGTTGCTGTGTGCGCCTTATTTCTCCACGGCGGTGCTCGCGGCTAACGCTATTCTGAACGCAGGAACCGAAGCGCAGAAATCGAGCTTGATTCCGG encodes:
- a CDS encoding ferritin-like domain-containing protein; protein product: MGVLNDVAGLRQRALKHIEAGAVTDEYNADRAEVVATLNTVLATELMCALRYKRHYYTATGLKVGAVKQEFLEHAQEAQQHADRIAERIVELNGTPDFNPESLTARSLSQYTGATTIQEMIREDLIAERIAVESYSEIVRWLGENDVTTRKLMADILSVEEQHAADMQKLFNKLPLRE